The Methylocella tundrae genome contains the following window.
CGCGCGATCTCTCGAAGCTTTTCGACACGCCGGAATATGCGGCCTGGAAAGGCCTGCGCGACGCCGAGGACTCAAAATATATCGGCCTCTGCATGCCCCGCGTTCTTTCTCGCGTGCCTTACGGCGCGAAATCGGAGCCCGTCGAGGAATTCGCTTTCGAGGAAGACACGGACGGCCACAAGGGCGAGAAATACGCTTGGATGAACGCGGCTTACGCGATGGCCGTCAACATCAATCGCGCCTTCAAGGAATATGGCTGGTGCACGCGCATCCGCGGCGTGCAATCGGGCGGCGAAGTCATCAATCTGCCGACCCACACTTTCCCAACCGACGACGGCGGCGTCGACCTCAAATGCCCGACGGAAATCGCGATCAGCGATCGCCGCGAGCATGAGCTTGCCAAGTCGGGTCTGATCCCGCTGATCCACCGCAAGAACACCGACAAGGCCGCGTTCATTGGCGCGCAGTCGGTCTACAAGCCGAAAAAATATGAAGGCAAGAACGGCGTCGAGGCGACGGCTTCGGACAATCTGAAAGCCCGCCTGCCCTATATGTTCGCGGTGTCGCGTTTTGCGCATTACCTGAAGTGTATGGTGCGCGACAAGATCGGCGCGACCAAGGAAACCGAAGAGCTGCGCATCTGGCTGCAGGAATGGATCACCCAATATGTCGACGGCGATCCCATCGGCTCATCGGAATCCGTGAAAGCAAGGAAGCCCCTGGCGGACGCGCGCGTCGACATTTTCCCCGATGAGGAAAACCCCGGCTACTATGCGGCGCGGTTCTATTTGCGCCCGCATTATCAGCTCGAGGCGATGGATATCGGGCTCAGCCTCGTCTCGCGGCTGCCCGCAGTGCAAAAATAACCCCAGCAAGTATTGTGTGATCTAGCACCTCTTTTGAACGAAATAATAGCTAGATTTACTTTGGATGCAGTTTTTGGACAGCATCAATAGGCGCTCAATTCAATAAAGGGGATGAAATATGTCTGGTGACCTTTTTCTGAAGCTCGACGGCATCGAAGGCGAAAGCGAAGATTCAAAGCACAAGAACGAGATGCAGATCGAGACCATATCGTGGGGCGTCTCCAACGCCACATCCTTCTCTCATGGCGGCGGCGGCGGCGTCGGCAAGGCCCATCTGCAGGACATCCATCTGACCAAGAAAGTAGACAAGGGCAGCCCGAAACTGTTTCTCGCCTGCGCCAACGGCGAGCACATCAAATCGGCGATCCTGACCTTCCGCAAGTCCGGCAAGGAACAGCAGGAATATCTGAAGATCACGCTCACCGACGTCATGGTGTCGTCGA
Protein-coding sequences here:
- the tssC gene encoding type VI secretion system contractile sheath large subunit produces the protein MAVDTNLAGQSSQPQPGVETRDVDEFATLLKQSFKPRTERAEAEVENAVSTLVQQALADQSVIKTDVLDTIESMIARLDEKLTAQMNDILHAPAFQQMESTWRGLHYLVFNSETDAQLKIHVMNVSKTELYKNLRNYPGARWDQSPLFKRIYEAEFGQLGGQPYGCMIGDYEFSHLPADVQLMRDLSKIAGAAHAPFFAAADPTLMGMDSWTELMNPRDLSKLFDTPEYAAWKGLRDAEDSKYIGLCMPRVLSRVPYGAKSEPVEEFAFEEDTDGHKGEKYAWMNAAYAMAVNINRAFKEYGWCTRIRGVQSGGEVINLPTHTFPTDDGGVDLKCPTEIAISDRREHELAKSGLIPLIHRKNTDKAAFIGAQSVYKPKKYEGKNGVEATASDNLKARLPYMFAVSRFAHYLKCMVRDKIGATKETEELRIWLQEWITQYVDGDPIGSSESVKARKPLADARVDIFPDEENPGYYAARFYLRPHYQLEAMDIGLSLVSRLPAVQK
- a CDS encoding Hcp family type VI secretion system effector, with the translated sequence MSGDLFLKLDGIEGESEDSKHKNEMQIETISWGVSNATSFSHGGGGGVGKAHLQDIHLTKKVDKGSPKLFLACANGEHIKSAILTFRKSGKEQQEYLKITLTDVMVSSISFQDHAAGGDLAHESISLAYAKIETEYKPQKPDGTLGGAVTTGWNIKENKKV